Below is a genomic region from Actinomadura sp. NAK00032.
CGCCGTAGAACCTACTGAGAGCCTTCTCCCGCTCCTCTGCGTCCGGGGAGCGCAGCGCCAGCAGGAGGCCCGGGACCTCCTCGGCCGAGCCGTACGCATGCTCCATCGACGACCAGTCGATGTCGTGAAGTCCGCTGAACATATGCGGCACTATGCCCGCCCACACCGACACGGCGCCGCAGAAAGCCGGGGGCGCCGGTGAAGTGGCTCCGGCCTTGCCCGTCACGTCGTGCACTGGGGACACGGAGCGAGACGTTCGTCGGCGAGGTCAAGGGAGGAGGCGGTTCACCATCTGCTCGATGAGGTCGTCGGTCGAGTAGGGCTCCAGGAGGGCGGGGGCGGTGAGGTCGTCCACGAGCAGTCCGGCCATGGCGAAGTAGAGCAGGGCGACGCCGGTGCGGTCGCCTGGCAGGCCCGCGTTCACGTGGTAGTCGACGATCTCGCGGTGCTCCTCGGTGAGGAATCCGCTGAGCTCGGCGTTCAGGTCGGCGCGGCGGGTGGCCTCCAGGCGCAGTTCGAGCATGGCGAGGTTGCCGGCGCGGTCGCCGCGCATCCGGGC
It encodes:
- a CDS encoding TetR/AcrR family transcriptional regulator gives rise to the protein MRQNPTRRNALLDAAIDVLAREGSRGLTLRAIDKQAGVPTGTASNYFANRDELLAQVMRRTRERLTPDPEALAETMKQAPSHELVTELMRQLLARMRGDRAGNLAMLELRLEATRRADLNAELSGFLTEEHREIVDYHVNAGLPGDRTGVALLYFAMAGLLVDDLTAPALLEPYSTDDLIEQMVNRLLP